One window from the genome of Bacillus kexueae encodes:
- the cotJC gene encoding spore coat protein CotJC, with the protein MWVYEKKLQYPVKVSSCNPRLAKYLIEQYGGADGELAAALRYLNQRYTIPDKVVGLLTDIGTEEFAHLEMIATMVYKLTKDATPEQMKEAGLGEHYANHDGALFYQNAAGVPWTASYIAAKGDPIADLYEDIAAEEKARATYQWIIDMSDDPDLNDSLRFLREREIIHSQRFREAVEILKEERDRKKIF; encoded by the coding sequence ATGTGGGTATATGAAAAAAAGCTACAATACCCCGTTAAAGTAAGTAGCTGTAACCCAAGACTGGCAAAATACTTAATCGAACAATACGGGGGAGCGGATGGAGAATTAGCAGCTGCATTACGATATTTAAATCAAAGGTATACAATCCCCGATAAAGTAGTAGGACTATTAACGGATATCGGGACGGAAGAATTCGCACATCTTGAAATGATAGCAACGATGGTCTATAAATTAACGAAAGATGCTACACCAGAACAGATGAAAGAAGCAGGTTTAGGGGAACATTATGCAAATCATGATGGAGCGCTTTTTTACCAAAATGCAGCAGGTGTTCCTTGGACAGCTAGCTATATCGCAGCTAAAGGTGATCCAATTGCCGATTTATACGAAGACATTGCGGCAGAAGAGAAGGCGAGAGCTACTTACCAATGGATTATTGATATGTCGGATGATCCTGATTTAAACGATAGCTTACGATTTTTAAGGGAACGTGAAATTATCCATTCTCAACGGTTTCGTGAAGCGGTTGAAATTCTTAAAGAAGAGCGAGATCGAAAAAAAATTTTTTAG
- a CDS encoding spore coat protein CotJB produces MKKLPQEYYDLLEEIQAADFVLVDLTLYLDTHPTDHQAMQQFNQYAQYSKQLKQSFEQKYGPMLQYGNSFTDANWSWGKGPWPWQV; encoded by the coding sequence GTGAAAAAGCTACCGCAAGAATATTACGATCTCCTTGAAGAAATTCAAGCAGCAGATTTCGTACTCGTTGACTTGACTTTATATCTCGATACACACCCAACTGACCATCAAGCAATGCAGCAGTTTAACCAATATGCCCAATATTCCAAACAATTGAAGCAATCATTCGAACAAAAATATGGACCAATGCTTCAATATGGAAATAGCTTCACCGATGCGAACTGGAGTTGGGGAAAAGGACCTTGGCCGTGGCAAGTTTAA
- a CDS encoding spore coat associated protein CotJA → MKSYKPFYSQYDPCPPIGRKYYSTPPQLYLGFQPMNMPQYSAKEALKKGTLWPYFYDYYDNPYKGDGR, encoded by the coding sequence GTGAAATCATATAAGCCTTTTTACAGTCAATACGATCCGTGTCCACCAATTGGACGAAAGTATTATAGTACGCCTCCACAATTATATTTAGGATTTCAGCCGATGAATATGCCGCAATATTCTGCGAAGGAAGCTTTAAAAAAAGGGACGTTATGGCCTTACTTTTACGATTACTATGACAATCCATATAAAGGAGATGGGAGGTGA
- a CDS encoding LysR family transcriptional regulator → MDLKLLKTFIVASECLNFTKTARILNFAQSSVTAHIRTLEEEIGTPLFERLGKRVVLTEAGRRLEKYAVQMIRIEEEMKESVSHVKNLQGSIIIGAQESQCTYRLPPILKKFTENYPNVKLIFKPSHSDGMAREQLVNGELDIAFIMDVKKPVGSLIQIPLKEESIVLVAGQSHKLFDKAYIKLEDLEEETLLLTEMGCSYRSLLEQSLQSKNIYPINKYEFVSIEAIKQCVIAGIGIAVLPLMALNKEIEQGLIKPLRCQLDTPSVFTHLAWHKDKWISPPLKAFIELTKETFQTSKNFSSY, encoded by the coding sequence ATGGACTTAAAACTTTTAAAAACGTTTATAGTTGCTAGTGAATGTTTAAATTTCACAAAAACAGCTCGAATTTTAAATTTTGCACAATCCAGTGTTACCGCACACATTCGTACGCTCGAAGAGGAGATCGGCACACCACTTTTTGAACGATTAGGAAAAAGAGTTGTTCTCACAGAAGCTGGAAGAAGGTTAGAAAAGTATGCTGTACAGATGATACGCATCGAAGAAGAAATGAAGGAGTCAGTAAGTCATGTGAAAAATTTGCAAGGAAGTATAATAATAGGTGCACAAGAAAGTCAATGTACCTATCGACTTCCTCCAATTCTAAAAAAGTTTACAGAAAATTATCCAAATGTAAAGCTTATTTTCAAACCTTCACACTCTGATGGAATGGCAAGGGAACAGCTAGTAAATGGTGAACTCGATATAGCATTTATTATGGATGTAAAAAAGCCTGTAGGGTCTTTAATTCAAATTCCATTGAAAGAAGAATCTATTGTTTTAGTAGCGGGGCAATCTCACAAACTATTTGATAAGGCGTACATCAAACTAGAAGATTTAGAGGAAGAGACTTTGCTTCTAACGGAAATGGGTTGTTCGTATCGGTCATTACTTGAGCAATCTCTTCAATCGAAAAATATTTATCCGATAAATAAATACGAGTTCGTTAGTATTGAAGCGATTAAACAATGTGTGATAGCTGGAATTGGTATTGCAGTATTACCACTTATGGCACTGAATAAAGAAATTGAGCAGGGATTAATTAAACCACTTCGGTGTCAACTAGATACTCCTTCTGTTTTCACTCATTTAGCATGGCATAAAGATAAATGGATTTCACCACCTTTAAAGGCATTTATAGAATTGACGAAAGAGACATTTCAAACTTCAAAAAACTTTTCATCATATTGA